The following are from one region of the Ignavibacteriales bacterium genome:
- a CDS encoding thioredoxin domain-containing protein, which produces MNRLQYETSPYLLQHKDNPVDWYPWGEEAFQKAVLEDKPILLSIGYSACHWCHVMAHESFENQKIAGLMNENFINIKVDREERPDVDNIYMNFVQLSTGGGGWPLTVFLTPALIPFFGGTYFPPDNKFGRPGFPKVLESIIYSYRNKKDEILLQKEEILSALNSSSNITKSYSEFTKLEFDKSFANLLNNYDEEFGGFGSAPKFPHSMSLMFLLNYYVKTGNQSALEIVENSLEKMARGGMYDQLGGGFHRYSTVKNWLIPHFEKMLYDNALLSRLYLDAFRLTKNKFHLQIAEDVLEYILREMTDPSGRFYSAQDADSEGEEGKYFIWEFDELKKLLDEQEFSLVVKYFGISTEGNFDGMNILTLNNMIDELPVELNLEENVLVEKITSIRKKIFAEREKRVKPGLDDKILTSWNALMIPPFCIAYGATGKDIYKQAAERNAEAIWSTCFKEEIIYHSFKIGKTKQEGFLDDYSFTVEAFISLYSITFNELWLERANKILQLSIKYFYDDVNYDFYFTSFHSKNLIVRTKENYDNATPSGASSLVNSLLQMAIYMNNPVYSEIAHKYISKFHDVIIKHPLSFSYVLNAAYFDFNKPKEIALICQNHLSQKKFIQDFYNEYYPFAIISSKIDSAESALELLNGKELIEGKDAIYVCENFTCKEPISTFDEMKKLMK; this is translated from the coding sequence ATGAACCGACTTCAATATGAAACATCGCCATATTTACTTCAACACAAAGATAATCCGGTAGATTGGTACCCGTGGGGTGAAGAAGCTTTTCAAAAAGCAGTGTTAGAAGATAAACCCATTTTGCTTAGTATTGGTTACAGCGCGTGCCATTGGTGCCATGTAATGGCGCACGAAAGTTTCGAGAATCAAAAGATTGCAGGACTGATGAATGAGAATTTTATTAATATAAAAGTTGATAGGGAAGAACGCCCCGATGTAGATAATATTTATATGAACTTCGTGCAGCTTTCTACAGGGGGTGGTGGCTGGCCCTTAACAGTTTTTCTTACACCGGCTTTAATTCCATTTTTTGGCGGCACCTATTTTCCTCCTGATAATAAATTTGGAAGACCTGGTTTTCCAAAGGTCCTGGAAAGTATAATATATTCTTATCGGAATAAAAAAGATGAGATCCTTTTGCAAAAGGAAGAAATTCTTTCTGCATTAAATAGCTCATCAAATATTACTAAAAGTTATTCAGAATTTACTAAACTGGAATTTGATAAATCATTTGCAAATCTTTTAAATAATTATGATGAAGAATTTGGTGGATTTGGTTCTGCTCCAAAATTTCCTCATTCAATGTCGTTGATGTTTCTGTTGAATTATTATGTGAAAACTGGAAATCAATCCGCATTGGAGATTGTTGAAAACAGTCTAGAAAAAATGGCTCGGGGTGGCATGTATGATCAATTAGGCGGTGGCTTCCATAGATATTCTACTGTTAAAAATTGGCTAATCCCTCACTTCGAGAAAATGCTGTATGATAATGCTTTGTTATCCAGGCTTTATCTGGATGCATTTAGATTGACAAAGAATAAATTCCACCTACAAATAGCTGAGGATGTTTTAGAATATATCCTTCGAGAAATGACTGATCCTTCAGGTAGATTTTATTCAGCACAAGATGCTGATTCCGAAGGTGAAGAAGGTAAATATTTTATATGGGAATTTGATGAGTTAAAGAAGCTGTTGGATGAGCAAGAATTTTCTTTGGTTGTAAAATATTTTGGAATATCTACCGAAGGAAATTTTGATGGAATGAATATTCTAACTTTGAATAATATGATTGATGAATTACCTGTTGAATTGAATTTGGAGGAGAATGTTTTAGTTGAGAAGATAACCTCAATAAGAAAAAAAATTTTTGCAGAAAGGGAAAAGAGAGTTAAACCTGGTTTGGATGATAAAATTCTAACAAGTTGGAATGCATTAATGATCCCACCATTTTGCATTGCTTATGGTGCAACTGGAAAGGATATATATAAACAGGCAGCAGAAAGAAATGCTGAAGCGATATGGAGTACGTGTTTTAAAGAAGAGATTATTTATCATTCCTTTAAAATAGGAAAGACAAAGCAGGAAGGTTTTCTTGATGATTACAGTTTTACTGTTGAAGCTTTCATTTCTCTTTATTCAATAACTTTTAATGAACTTTGGCTTGAACGGGCAAACAAAATTCTGCAGCTTTCAATAAAATATTTTTACGATGATGTAAACTATGATTTCTATTTTACTTCCTTTCATTCAAAAAATCTTATTGTACGCACTAAAGAAAATTATGATAACGCCACTCCATCTGGGGCTTCATCCCTGGTTAATTCATTATTGCAAATGGCAATATATATGAACAATCCAGTATACTCTGAAATAGCACATAAATATATTTCTAAATTTCATGATGTTATCATCAAGCATCCATTAAGTTTTTCCTATGTACTAAACGCTGCTTATTTTGATTTCAATAAACCGAAAGAGATTGCATTGATTTGTCAAAATCACTTATCGCAGAAGAAATTCATTCAGGACTTTTATAATGAGTATTATCCATTCGCAATAATATCTTCCAAAATTGATAGTGCTGAATCAGCTTTAGAATTATTAAATGGCAAAGAATTGATTGAAGGAAAAGATGCAATTTATGTATGCGAAAATTTCACATGCAAAGAACCTATTTCAACTTTTGATGAAATGAAAAAATTGATGAAGTAA
- a CDS encoding caspase family protein, whose protein sequence is MKTKIILLTLILCLNTFGQITGTSKPGKIIFKKKADIEKQIIPDQKIPIISIIEPKVKEKDTIFIKDGVVSIKLKAAENSNIKEIKINGYSANKLNNLEYNFTLNLKKGVNDITISTIDNSMNTSYSTFYVLSKVDKIGPTIILLEPTLMEGNEITTSQKKITIKSKIEDEGGIKEVTVNNKKITSKNEIYSYDLNLLEGINSVSIKAKDKNGNISQTDLAITYKVDLRGPSITLIEPVLSEGTDLKINEKSLAVRVKIEDEDGINEVKINNSKATFLEGSEYISNIFLNDGINIISIKAKNKSGRTAEKSFTVTQLGDVEGPTIRILEPYASRGTETIHKNEVIKIRGLATDESGIREVTVNNRKADLTSSGEFSIDMFLDVGRNRIIVKATDFKSNIALDTLFISRKIEDLIERGKFYALIIGINKYHGAWQELNNAVNDAKAVEKLLKEEYVFDEIITLYEDQATRKNIIQKIEWLEDNVKNDDNVLIFYSGHGEFKQNQNRGYWVPIDATTQSTVDYISNPDIQTHLNGIASRHTLLIADACFSGDIFKGRTENMTFENTDRYFKEVYRKASRTALTSGGIEPVTDGGRDGHSVFTYYLLKALKENSSKYFAAGQLFSEIKIPVTNNSEQRPNFQPIKNTGDEGGEFLFIKK, encoded by the coding sequence ATGAAAACGAAAATAATTCTTTTAACTTTGATTTTATGCCTAAATACTTTTGGTCAAATAACTGGTACATCTAAACCGGGCAAAATAATTTTTAAAAAGAAAGCTGATATAGAAAAACAGATTATTCCTGATCAAAAAATTCCTATAATTAGCATAATTGAACCAAAAGTTAAAGAAAAGGATACTATTTTTATAAAGGATGGGGTTGTATCTATCAAGTTAAAAGCTGCGGAAAATAGCAACATTAAGGAAATTAAAATTAATGGTTACAGCGCCAATAAGTTAAATAATCTGGAGTATAACTTTACATTAAACCTGAAGAAAGGTGTAAATGATATAACAATCTCAACTATTGATAATTCTATGAATACATCTTACTCAACATTTTATGTTTTAAGTAAGGTGGATAAGATAGGACCAACCATTATATTGCTGGAACCGACATTAATGGAAGGAAACGAAATAACAACTTCCCAAAAAAAGATAACAATAAAATCAAAAATAGAAGATGAAGGTGGTATAAAAGAAGTAACAGTTAACAATAAAAAAATTACTTCTAAAAACGAAATTTATTCTTACGATTTAAATTTATTGGAAGGGATAAATTCAGTTTCAATAAAAGCCAAAGATAAAAATGGAAATATTTCTCAAACAGATTTGGCAATCACTTATAAAGTTGATCTAAGAGGACCTTCAATAACTTTGATAGAACCAGTATTATCTGAAGGTACCGATTTGAAAATAAATGAAAAAAGTCTTGCAGTAAGAGTTAAAATAGAAGATGAAGATGGCATAAACGAAGTTAAAATAAATAATAGTAAAGCCACCTTTTTGGAAGGTTCAGAATATATTTCTAACATTTTTCTAAATGATGGAATAAATATTATTTCAATTAAAGCAAAAAATAAATCCGGCAGAACTGCTGAAAAGTCTTTTACCGTAACACAACTTGGTGATGTTGAAGGTCCAACTATTAGAATCCTGGAACCTTATGCATCCCGTGGTACGGAAACTATTCATAAAAATGAAGTGATTAAAATCCGGGGATTAGCAACAGACGAAAGTGGTATTAGAGAAGTAACCGTGAATAATAGAAAAGCCGATCTTACCAGTTCTGGTGAATTTTCCATTGATATGTTTTTAGATGTTGGGCGTAACCGGATAATTGTGAAAGCAACAGATTTCAAATCCAATATAGCTTTGGATACACTTTTTATTTCGCGAAAAATTGAAGATTTAATTGAACGTGGAAAGTTCTATGCGTTAATTATTGGCATTAATAAATACCATGGTGCTTGGCAAGAATTGAACAACGCTGTTAATGATGCAAAAGCTGTTGAAAAATTATTAAAAGAAGAATATGTATTTGATGAAATAATTACTTTATACGAAGATCAAGCCACCAGAAAAAATATTATACAAAAGATAGAGTGGTTAGAAGACAATGTTAAAAATGATGATAATGTTCTGATTTTTTACTCAGGACACGGGGAGTTCAAACAAAATCAAAACCGGGGATATTGGGTTCCTATTGATGCTACTACACAATCTACCGTGGACTATATTTCCAATCCGGATATTCAAACTCATCTAAACGGAATAGCATCGCGGCATACTCTTTTAATTGCTGATGCATGTTTTAGTGGAGATATATTTAAAGGAAGAACTGAAAATATGACTTTTGAGAATACTGACAGATACTTTAAAGAAGTTTACAGGAAGGCTTCCAGAACTGCATTAACATCCGGTGGTATTGAACCTGTTACAGATGGAGGAAGAGATGGTCATTCAGTTTTTACATATTATTTATTGAAAGCTTTAAAAGAAAACTCTTCCAAATATTTTGCTGCCGGACAACTATTTAGTGAAATTAAAATTCCGGTTACTAACAATTCTGAACAGCGCCCTAATTTTCAACCAATAAAAAACACTGGTGATGAAGGCGGAGAATTTTTATTTATTAAAAAATGA
- a CDS encoding T9SS type A sorting domain-containing protein: MKNKILLFNLIAAIFIFQIQTFGQDYWRASSGPFSTATNSVVVAPNGHIFAGTNQGMYRSTDDGFTWVLTNLTNVVWSVAVTTNGVLFAGTSDNGVNRSTDDGATWISVSLVTYKIYYVNVASDGFIYYANSQGELYQSSDNGDTWIRKCYTVPPSQMWAFTKNQAGHLFIGTYNFGIFRSTDSGTSWTQLKNGLPDTTIWALAYNKSGHIFAGTSHGGAYRSLDNGNSWAQINNGLNAITIWSLAINADGNIFAGTPGNGVFRSTDNGNSWANISTGLSDSSIYFLSIDKNEYLWAGTQNGVFKSVNPTGSPNNINLSTNITFGDPTKNSSYQMVGLPGDVNLPLAQMITGTAGTDWTAYWDNGAVQGNYFINYDGTNTFNFQPGRAFWLLSKNTITINKQVTKVSLTDNYYSIPLHSGWNLISHPFFTITTWQQVQTLNPTVSQPIYSFSNGNYTQATNLEPYKGYYFINSGNLSSLKIPFNTGIIPNGAASPNIYAKRATTNSLRLVLSSSSKVEKAAEINFIEKCKNGLDAYDIFAPPGNFEEQNITIYNDELSTSYKQLLVDSRQEVGEGQQFEIKIKNETKKPATLSIEGVAYFNEYEVLLMDIKQNRFYNLKEINQVELLPNLVNCEFSLFIGKENFIQEKIKQLQPTRFQLFQNFPNPFNPTTTITYTIPNTETGNKIVQLKVYDVIGNEIAILVNESKPAGKYEVHFDGSSLSSGIYYYVLRFGENRLYGKMSLIK; encoded by the coding sequence ATGAAAAATAAAATCTTACTATTTAATCTGATTGCTGCAATATTCATATTTCAAATCCAAACGTTTGGGCAGGATTACTGGCGTGCATCAAGTGGACCATTTAGTACAGCAACTAATTCTGTTGTAGTAGCTCCAAATGGCCATATTTTTGCCGGAACAAATCAAGGAATGTACCGCTCAACTGATGATGGATTTACCTGGGTACTTACGAATCTAACCAATGTAGTTTGGTCAGTTGCTGTAACCACAAATGGAGTATTATTTGCGGGAACATCAGATAATGGTGTAAACCGTTCTACTGATGATGGTGCAACGTGGATATCTGTTTCTTTAGTTACATATAAAATTTATTATGTTAATGTAGCATCAGATGGATTTATTTATTACGCAAATTCACAAGGTGAATTATACCAATCTTCAGATAATGGTGACACCTGGATAAGAAAATGTTACACTGTTCCTCCCTCTCAAATGTGGGCTTTTACTAAAAATCAAGCTGGACACCTTTTTATTGGAACATATAATTTCGGAATTTTTAGATCAACCGATAGTGGAACAAGCTGGACGCAACTAAAAAATGGACTTCCAGACACTACAATTTGGGCTTTAGCTTATAATAAATCAGGTCATATCTTCGCCGGTACCTCTCACGGAGGAGCCTATCGTTCCTTAGATAACGGAAATAGCTGGGCACAAATTAATAATGGACTTAATGCAATTACAATCTGGTCGCTTGCAATTAATGCGGATGGAAATATTTTTGCTGGTACACCGGGGAATGGTGTCTTTAGATCAACTGATAATGGGAATAGTTGGGCAAATATTAGTACAGGTTTATCAGACAGCAGCATTTATTTCCTTTCCATTGACAAAAATGAATATCTTTGGGCTGGAACACAAAATGGAGTTTTCAAAAGTGTTAATCCAACTGGTTCGCCAAATAATATTAATCTTTCTACAAACATTACTTTTGGGGATCCGACTAAAAACAGTAGTTACCAGATGGTAGGATTACCTGGTGATGTAAACTTACCTTTAGCACAAATGATTACGGGTACAGCTGGTACTGATTGGACTGCATATTGGGATAATGGCGCAGTACAAGGAAACTATTTTATAAATTATGATGGTACTAATACTTTTAACTTTCAACCGGGTAGAGCGTTTTGGTTACTTAGTAAAAACACAATTACCATTAATAAACAAGTAACCAAAGTTTCTCTTACTGATAATTATTATTCTATTCCTTTACACTCTGGTTGGAATTTAATCTCACATCCGTTTTTTACAATTACAACCTGGCAGCAAGTACAAACCCTGAATCCAACAGTTAGCCAACCAATTTATTCCTTCTCTAATGGAAATTACACTCAAGCTACAAATTTAGAACCTTATAAAGGATATTACTTTATTAATTCCGGTAATTTATCATCTCTAAAAATTCCTTTCAATACTGGCATTATTCCTAACGGAGCTGCAAGTCCAAATATTTATGCTAAACGAGCAACAACAAATTCACTTAGATTAGTTTTAAGTTCAAGTAGTAAAGTAGAAAAAGCTGCTGAAATTAATTTTATTGAAAAGTGTAAAAATGGTTTGGATGCATATGATATTTTTGCTCCTCCTGGAAATTTTGAAGAACAAAATATTACTATTTATAATGATGAACTTTCAACGTCTTATAAACAATTATTGGTTGACAGTAGGCAAGAAGTTGGTGAAGGTCAACAATTTGAAATAAAAATTAAAAACGAAACTAAGAAGCCTGCCACTTTAAGCATTGAAGGTGTTGCTTATTTTAATGAATACGAAGTTTTATTAATGGATATAAAACAAAACCGATTTTACAATCTTAAGGAAATAAACCAGGTTGAGCTATTGCCAAACCTGGTAAATTGCGAATTTAGTTTATTTATCGGAAAAGAAAATTTCATACAAGAAAAAATAAAACAACTTCAGCCAACTCGGTTTCAATTGTTCCAGAATTTTCCAAATCCATTTAATCCAACTACAACAATAACATATACAATTCCAAATACAGAGACAGGAAATAAAATTGTTCAGCTTAAAGTTTATGATGTTATAGGAAACGAAATTGCTATTTTAGTGAATGAGTCGAAACCTGCCGGAAAGTATGAAGTTCACTTTGATGGTAGTTCACTATCAAGCGGCATTTATTATTATGTTCTTAGATTTGGAGAAAATCGCTTATACGGAAAGATGAGTCTGATAAAATAA